The Streptomyces sp. Alt3 genome has a segment encoding these proteins:
- a CDS encoding DUF3533 domain-containing protein: MTFADEVKNAVTARAALLVVGVLALQLLFIASYVGALHRPDPTDVPFGVVAPQQVSGQLVTQLDGLPGGPLDPRTVSDEAEARRQIQNRDIDGALIVSPRGSTDTVLVASGGGTVLATSLAKIIKEAEGPQQRTVRTVDVAPASPDDFDGLSSFYLVVGWCVGGYLCASILAISAGTKPANRQRAVIRTAVMALYSIAGGIGGAVIIGPVLGALPGSVWALAGLGALVVFAVGMITLALEALTGIVGIGLAVLIIVIAGNPSAGGAFPLPMLPDFWRAIGPALPPGAGTWVARSIAYFKGNAVTGPLLVLSAWAVAGTVLTLLLSMRRRETDGTRQEAVPGGATASPGNGSSLA, encoded by the coding sequence ATGACTTTCGCTGACGAGGTGAAGAACGCCGTCACCGCACGGGCCGCCCTGCTGGTCGTCGGCGTACTGGCGCTGCAGCTGCTGTTCATCGCCTCCTACGTCGGTGCGCTGCACCGGCCCGACCCGACGGACGTCCCCTTCGGGGTCGTCGCCCCGCAGCAGGTGTCCGGGCAGCTCGTCACCCAGCTGGACGGTCTGCCGGGCGGCCCGCTCGATCCACGCACGGTGTCCGACGAGGCCGAGGCCCGCCGGCAGATCCAGAACCGGGACATCGACGGGGCCCTGATCGTCAGCCCCCGCGGGTCGACCGACACCGTGCTCGTCGCCTCCGGCGGCGGAACCGTGCTGGCCACCTCACTGGCAAAGATCATCAAGGAGGCGGAGGGGCCTCAGCAGCGCACGGTACGGACCGTGGACGTGGCCCCGGCCTCCCCGGACGACTTCGACGGCCTCTCCTCGTTCTACCTGGTCGTGGGCTGGTGCGTCGGCGGCTACCTCTGCGCCTCGATCCTGGCGATCAGCGCGGGCACCAAGCCCGCCAACCGGCAGCGCGCGGTGATCCGTACCGCGGTGATGGCGCTGTACTCGATCGCGGGCGGCATCGGCGGCGCGGTCATCATCGGCCCTGTGCTCGGCGCGCTCCCGGGCAGCGTGTGGGCGCTGGCAGGCCTGGGCGCCCTGGTCGTCTTCGCGGTCGGCATGATCACGCTCGCCCTGGAGGCGCTCACCGGCATCGTCGGCATCGGCCTGGCCGTCCTCATCATCGTGATCGCGGGCAACCCGAGCGCGGGCGGCGCCTTCCCGCTGCCGATGCTGCCGGACTTCTGGCGAGCGATCGGCCCCGCCCTGCCACCCGGCGCCGGCACCTGGGTGGCCCGCTCGATCGCGTACTTCAAGGGCAACGCGGTCACCGGCCCGCTGCTGGTGCTCTCCGCCTGGGCGGTAGCCGGCACGGTGCTCACCCTGCTGCTGTCGATGCGCCGCCGGGAAACGGACGGGACACGGCAGGAGGCCGTTCCCGGAGGAGCGACGGCCTCCCCCGGGAACGGCTCGAGCCTCGCCTGA
- a CDS encoding DNA polymerase Y family protein — translation MNDRPAVLCLRFRRIGGGLPDSAAYEGLLALLGAFTPVVEAAPPAAALADVGGALRYFGQDAAGLASVIRVRALALHGVDCAIGAASNPMLARMAARQATAGTTFVVAPGEHAGFLASKPAAALDGVGAATARTLCGYGLDSIGRIAAAPLATLQRITGVRTGRELWERANGIDRTRVVPNAAARSIAAERSFPRDELDPEQHRRALLSLTEELGARLRGDGQVCRSLTVSVRYADRTGYATLTRSRTLTEPTAHSAALTALAYRIQESFALQRARVRGIGLRAEGLHDAERASHQLTFDPVDERARRIEAVSDRLRARFGPQAVKPGRLAA, via the coding sequence ATGAACGACCGGCCTGCCGTCCTGTGCCTGCGGTTCCGCCGGATCGGCGGCGGACTGCCGGACAGCGCGGCCTACGAGGGGCTGCTCGCCCTTCTCGGGGCGTTCACCCCGGTCGTCGAGGCGGCCCCGCCCGCTGCCGCACTGGCCGATGTCGGCGGTGCGCTGCGCTACTTCGGACAGGACGCGGCGGGTCTGGCCTCCGTGATCCGGGTGCGCGCCCTGGCCCTGCACGGTGTGGACTGTGCGATCGGCGCGGCCTCCAATCCCATGCTGGCCAGGATGGCCGCACGGCAGGCGACAGCCGGAACGACCTTCGTGGTGGCCCCCGGTGAGCACGCCGGCTTCCTCGCGTCCAAGCCCGCCGCCGCACTGGACGGCGTCGGGGCGGCGACCGCGCGCACCCTGTGCGGATACGGGCTCGACTCCATCGGCCGGATAGCCGCCGCACCGCTCGCCACCCTGCAGCGCATCACCGGCGTACGGACCGGGCGCGAACTGTGGGAGCGGGCCAACGGCATCGACCGCACACGGGTCGTCCCGAACGCGGCCGCCCGGTCGATCGCCGCCGAACGCTCCTTCCCCCGCGACGAGCTGGACCCCGAGCAGCACCGCCGCGCTCTCCTCTCGCTCACCGAGGAACTGGGGGCCAGGCTGCGCGGCGACGGTCAGGTGTGCCGATCGCTCACGGTGTCCGTGCGCTACGCCGACCGGACCGGCTACGCGACGCTGACCCGCAGCCGTACGCTCACGGAGCCCACCGCACACTCGGCGGCGCTGACCGCGCTCGCGTACCGGATCCAGGAGTCGTTCGCCCTGCAGCGGGCGAGGGTGCGGGGGATCGGGCTGAGGGCCGAGGGGCTCCACGACGCCGAACGGGCCTCACACCAGCTCACCTTCGACCCGGTGGACGAACGGGCGCGGCGGATCGAGGCGGTGTCCGACCGTCTGCGGGCCAGGTTCGGCCCGCAGGCCGTGAAGCCGGGGCGGCTCGCGGCCTGA
- a CDS encoding esterase/lipase family protein produces MLPWTRAPRTPRARRTLAALILTLTALVAAPTATATAAPTQAAAPSRGWNDYSCKPSAAHPRPVVLVHGTFGNSIDNWLVLAPYLVNRGYCVFSLDYGQLPGVPLFNGLGPIEKSAGQLDVFVDKVLGATGAPKADLVGHSQGGMMPNYYLKFLGGADKVNALVGIAPDNHGTTLLGLTRLLPYFPGIEGLLTTNTPGLADQIAGSAFITKLNAGGDTVPGVRYTVIATKYDEVVTPYRTQYLSGANVRNVLLQDLCPVDLSEHVAIGTVDRIAFHEVANALDPANATPTTCASVVG; encoded by the coding sequence ATGCTGCCCTGGACCCGTGCCCCGCGCACCCCACGCGCGCGCCGGACGCTCGCCGCCCTGATCCTCACGCTCACCGCGCTCGTCGCCGCCCCCACGGCGACCGCGACCGCGGCCCCCACACAGGCCGCCGCTCCGTCACGGGGCTGGAACGACTACTCCTGCAAGCCCTCGGCGGCCCATCCCCGCCCGGTCGTCCTCGTCCACGGGACCTTCGGGAACTCGATCGACAACTGGCTGGTCCTCGCGCCGTACCTCGTCAACCGGGGCTACTGCGTCTTCTCGCTCGACTACGGCCAGCTCCCGGGGGTACCGCTCTTCAACGGACTCGGCCCGATCGAGAAGTCGGCCGGACAGCTCGACGTGTTCGTCGACAAGGTGCTCGGTGCCACCGGCGCCCCGAAGGCCGACCTCGTCGGCCACTCCCAGGGCGGCATGATGCCCAACTACTACCTGAAGTTCCTCGGCGGAGCCGACAAGGTGAACGCCCTCGTCGGGATCGCCCCCGACAACCACGGCACCACGCTCCTCGGCCTCACCCGGCTGCTGCCGTACTTCCCCGGCATCGAGGGCCTCCTCACGACGAACACCCCCGGCCTCGCCGACCAGATCGCCGGATCCGCGTTCATCACCAAGCTCAACGCGGGCGGGGACACCGTGCCGGGAGTCCGTTACACCGTCATCGCGACCAAGTACGACGAGGTCGTCACGCCGTACCGCACGCAGTACCTGAGCGGGGCGAACGTACGCAACGTCCTGCTCCAGGACCTGTGCCCGGTCGACCTGTCCGAGCACGTCGCCATCGGGACCGTCGACCGGATCGCCTTCCACGAGGTGGCCAACGCGCTCGACCCGGCGAACGCCACCCCGACCACCTGCGCCTCGGTCGTCGGCTGA
- a CDS encoding lytic polysaccharide monooxygenase auxiliary activity family 9 protein, whose translation MAVLTTTRRRLAGGIVALGVTPLALTGLSAAPAAAHGSLSDPVSRVSACFAEGPENPQSAACKAAVAAGGTQALYDWNGVNIANAAGNHQQLIPDGKLCSAGNDKFKGLDLPRADWPSTPMQAGNHTFKFRATAPHKGSFELYLTKAGYDPTQPLKWSDLQEKPFATATDPTLTDGSYVFDGTVPQASGRQLVYTVWQRSDSPEAFYACSDVVFGGENAGSGTTTEAAPAPAASAPSEADIDEGAGKSSVEHNGHGDDDAATGAQVTEAAPAAEAEDAGANAPEPNSVAASPAGGAPVGETLAETGGSSSTSYLAMGGAAALALGASALFVSVRRRSTGGAHRA comes from the coding sequence ATGGCCGTCCTCACCACCACCCGCCGCAGGCTCGCCGGAGGCATCGTCGCGCTCGGCGTCACGCCGCTCGCGCTGACCGGGCTCTCCGCCGCCCCGGCCGCCGCCCACGGTTCGCTGAGCGATCCGGTCAGCCGGGTCTCGGCCTGTTTCGCGGAGGGGCCGGAGAACCCGCAGTCGGCGGCGTGCAAGGCGGCGGTGGCGGCGGGCGGCACCCAGGCGCTGTACGACTGGAACGGTGTGAACATCGCCAACGCGGCGGGCAACCACCAGCAGCTCATCCCGGACGGCAAGCTGTGCAGCGCGGGCAACGACAAGTTCAAGGGGCTGGACCTGCCGCGCGCCGACTGGCCGTCCACGCCGATGCAGGCGGGCAACCACACCTTCAAGTTCCGGGCGACCGCCCCGCACAAGGGCTCGTTCGAGCTGTACCTGACCAAGGCGGGCTATGACCCGACGCAGCCCCTGAAGTGGTCGGACCTTCAGGAGAAGCCGTTCGCCACGGCCACGGACCCGACCCTGACGGACGGGTCGTACGTCTTCGACGGCACCGTGCCGCAGGCGTCCGGGCGGCAGCTGGTCTACACGGTCTGGCAGCGGTCGGACTCCCCCGAGGCCTTCTACGCCTGCTCCGACGTGGTGTTCGGCGGCGAGAACGCGGGAAGCGGTACCACCACCGAGGCCGCACCGGCGCCGGCCGCCTCCGCCCCGTCCGAGGCGGACATCGACGAGGGCGCCGGTAAGTCGTCCGTCGAGCACAACGGCCACGGGGACGACGACGCGGCGACCGGTGCGCAGGTCACGGAGGCGGCCCCCGCCGCGGAGGCCGAGGACGCCGGGGCGAACGCCCCCGAGCCGAACAGCGTGGCCGCGTCCCCCGCGGGCGGGGCGCCCGTCGGCGAGACCCTCGCCGAGACGGGTGGCAGCAGCAGCACCTCGTACCTCGCGATGGGCGGTGCCGCCGCGCTGGCCCTCGGCGCGAGCGCCCTGTTCGTCTCGGTCCGCCGCCGGTCCACGGGCGGCGCGCACCGCGCCTGA
- a CDS encoding alkaline phosphatase D family protein — protein MFANSVSRRQMFGFGGAAAAALMLGTGAWEAQSAFAAPALKGDPFTLGVASGDPTSDGVVLWTRLAPDPFAQDGLGGMPAKPVRVHYEVALDERFRRIARRGSVVATPELAHSVHPEVHGLAPDRTYWFRFRAGSAISPVGRTRTTPAAWHSPRELKFAFASCQAWQDGYYTAYHHMAQEDLDLVVHLGDYLYESGVRTNKRGVTTDPKFHTETIDLARYRLQYGLYKSEAPLREAHAAFPWIMTFDDHEVENNWADETSENDEDPRTFLLRRAAAFQALYEHAPLRHTQLPNGPDVQMYRRLPYGRLADFTMLDTRQYRDDQACGDGASADCADRFDEDRTLLGSRQREWVLKGFSRSQARWQILGNQAPMGQTDQDPGPGTTVWTDPWDGYVAERNRLLAEADTRGVRNLVVITGDRHQNYAWDLKRDYTDPESATVGSEFVGTSITSGGDGADMTAQGKTFLAANPHMKFYNNQRGYARVTVNRTRWTTDFRVLPFVTKPGATISTRASVVVEDGTPGVQV, from the coding sequence GTGTTCGCGAATTCCGTGTCCCGCAGGCAGATGTTCGGATTCGGCGGAGCGGCGGCCGCCGCGCTGATGCTCGGGACGGGGGCGTGGGAGGCGCAGTCCGCGTTCGCCGCGCCCGCCCTGAAGGGCGACCCGTTCACCCTGGGTGTCGCCTCGGGCGACCCGACGTCGGACGGTGTCGTCCTCTGGACGCGGCTGGCTCCCGACCCCTTCGCCCAGGACGGCCTCGGCGGGATGCCGGCGAAGCCGGTCCGCGTCCACTACGAGGTGGCGCTCGACGAGCGGTTCCGCCGGATCGCGCGCCGCGGCAGCGTTGTGGCGACCCCCGAGCTGGCGCACTCCGTCCACCCCGAGGTGCACGGGCTCGCCCCCGACCGCACGTACTGGTTCCGCTTCAGGGCCGGCTCCGCGATCTCCCCCGTGGGGCGTACGCGCACCACGCCGGCCGCGTGGCACTCCCCGCGTGAGCTGAAGTTCGCCTTCGCCTCCTGCCAGGCCTGGCAGGACGGCTACTACACGGCCTACCACCACATGGCGCAGGAGGACCTGGACCTGGTCGTCCACCTCGGCGACTACCTGTACGAGTCCGGCGTCAGGACGAACAAGCGCGGTGTGACGACCGATCCGAAGTTCCACACGGAGACGATCGACCTCGCGCGCTACCGCCTCCAGTACGGCCTGTACAAGTCCGAGGCGCCGCTGCGCGAGGCGCACGCCGCCTTCCCGTGGATCATGACGTTCGACGACCACGAGGTGGAGAACAACTGGGCGGACGAGACCTCCGAGAACGACGAGGACCCGAGGACGTTCCTGCTGCGCCGGGCCGCCGCCTTCCAGGCCCTGTACGAGCACGCGCCCCTGCGCCACACCCAGCTGCCGAACGGCCCGGACGTGCAGATGTACCGCAGGCTCCCCTACGGCAGGCTCGCCGACTTCACGATGCTCGACACCCGCCAGTACCGCGACGACCAGGCCTGCGGTGACGGGGCCTCCGCCGACTGCGCCGACCGCTTCGACGAGGACCGCACCCTGCTCGGGTCCCGCCAGCGGGAATGGGTCCTCAAGGGCTTCAGCCGCTCGCAGGCGCGCTGGCAGATCCTCGGCAACCAGGCGCCGATGGGCCAGACCGACCAGGACCCGGGTCCGGGCACGACGGTCTGGACCGACCCCTGGGACGGCTACGTCGCCGAACGCAACCGGCTGCTCGCGGAGGCGGACACCCGTGGGGTGCGGAACCTGGTCGTCATCACGGGCGACCGCCACCAGAACTACGCCTGGGACCTCAAGCGCGACTACACGGACCCGGAGTCGGCGACCGTCGGGTCGGAGTTCGTGGGCACCTCGATCACGAGCGGCGGCGACGGTGCCGACATGACGGCCCAGGGCAAGACGTTCCTCGCGGCGAACCCGCACATGAAGTTCTACAACAACCAGCGCGGCTACGCCCGCGTGACGGTGAACCGCACCCGGTGGACGACGGACTTCCGCGTCCTGCCCTTCGTGACGAAGCCGGGCGCCACGATCAGCACGCGCGCGAGCGTGGTCGTGGAGGACGGCACTCCGGGGGTCCAGGTCTGA
- a CDS encoding response regulator, whose translation MTKVLVVDDDFMVAKLHSRYVSALDGFTVVGVAHTGAEALRAARRLRPDLVLLDIFLPDMDGIQVLRELRAAEERDGDGHSADALFITAARDAGVVRAALRAGALHYLIKPFHRTALQEQLQHVASLRNRLDALDEARQEARQEDVDRIFGTRPPGSRELPKGLAARTADLVERVLREHPAGLSASECAAAGALSRVSARRYLEYFAETGRAEVSLRYGGTGRPERRYRAVS comes from the coding sequence GTGACGAAAGTGCTGGTGGTGGACGACGACTTCATGGTCGCGAAGCTGCACAGCCGGTATGTGTCCGCCTTGGACGGTTTTACGGTCGTCGGCGTGGCCCACACGGGCGCCGAGGCACTGCGCGCGGCCCGCCGGCTGCGTCCCGACCTGGTCCTGCTCGACATCTTCCTTCCCGACATGGACGGCATCCAGGTGCTGCGTGAGCTGCGGGCGGCGGAGGAACGCGACGGGGACGGCCACAGCGCGGACGCGCTCTTCATCACGGCGGCGCGCGACGCGGGGGTGGTCAGGGCGGCCCTGCGGGCGGGCGCCCTGCACTACTTGATCAAACCGTTCCACCGCACGGCCCTGCAGGAGCAGTTGCAGCACGTGGCCTCGCTGCGCAACCGTCTGGACGCCCTGGACGAGGCCCGTCAGGAGGCCCGCCAGGAGGACGTGGACCGCATCTTCGGCACCCGTCCTCCGGGTTCGCGCGAACTCCCCAAGGGCCTGGCGGCCCGCACCGCGGATCTGGTCGAACGCGTCCTGCGGGAGCACCCGGCGGGACTGTCGGCCTCCGAGTGCGCCGCGGCGGGAGCCCTGTCACGGGTCAGCGCGCGCCGCTACCTCGAGTACTTCGCGGAGACGGGTAGGGCCGAGGTGTCCCTGCGGTACGGCGGGACCGGGCGGCCCGAGCGCCGCTACCGCGCGGTGTCCTGA
- a CDS encoding Bug family tripartite tricarboxylate transporter substrate binding protein — protein sequence MRLRTPLALFGAALLVFVGPPLLSTGSDSDTGTQIPGLRFMVPNTPGGGYDITARTAAKNAEDAGLTHGIEVFNLPGAGGTVGVTRLVAEHGNGKLAMSMGLGVVGAVRTNKSPRTLADTTPIARLTEEQDIVVVAKDSPYRTIDQLLTAWKKDPGKIPVGGGSSPGGPDHLAPMLMAKAAGIAPKQVNYIPFDGGGELLASILGNKVGFGVSGVGEYLDQIEAGELRLLAVTGPKRVPGLDAPTLREAGLDTDFTNWRGIVAPPGLSAAERDKLVGLVSELHDSKQWRESMEKNGWDDAFLTGDDFGEFLDGQDRRVATVLEELGL from the coding sequence GTGCGACTGCGCACTCCACTCGCCCTGTTCGGGGCAGCGCTGCTGGTGTTCGTCGGGCCACCGCTGCTCTCCACCGGCAGTGACTCCGACACCGGCACGCAGATCCCCGGACTGCGCTTCATGGTTCCCAACACACCCGGCGGCGGTTACGACATCACGGCGCGCACCGCCGCGAAGAACGCCGAGGACGCGGGACTCACCCACGGCATCGAGGTGTTCAACCTGCCCGGCGCCGGCGGCACCGTCGGTGTGACCCGGCTGGTCGCCGAGCACGGCAACGGCAAACTCGCCATGTCCATGGGCCTCGGCGTCGTGGGCGCCGTGCGCACCAACAAGTCACCCAGGACGCTGGCCGACACCACCCCGATCGCCCGGCTCACCGAGGAGCAGGACATCGTCGTCGTAGCCAAGGACTCCCCGTACCGGACGATCGACCAGTTGCTCACCGCCTGGAAGAAGGACCCCGGCAAGATCCCGGTCGGCGGCGGCTCCTCGCCGGGCGGCCCCGACCACCTGGCACCGATGCTCATGGCGAAGGCAGCCGGGATCGCCCCCAAGCAGGTCAACTACATCCCCTTCGACGGCGGCGGCGAACTGCTCGCCTCCATCCTCGGCAACAAGGTCGGCTTCGGCGTCTCCGGCGTCGGTGAGTACCTCGACCAGATCGAGGCCGGAGAGCTCCGCCTCCTCGCCGTCACCGGGCCGAAGCGGGTCCCCGGCCTCGACGCGCCCACCCTCCGCGAGGCGGGCCTCGACACCGACTTCACCAACTGGCGCGGCATCGTCGCCCCGCCGGGTCTCTCCGCCGCCGAACGCGACAAGCTCGTCGGGCTGGTGAGCGAACTGCACGACTCGAAGCAGTGGCGTGAATCCATGGAGAAGAACGGCTGGGACGACGCCTTCCTCACCGGCGACGACTTCGGCGAGTTCCTGGACGGCCAGGACCGGCGCGTCGCCACCGTCCTCGAGGAGCTGGGACTGTGA
- a CDS encoding tripartite tricarboxylate transporter TctB family protein — MTDDSTPPRPATARSWLREHSELGVCVLLLVLGVLVLTDALTMSVDITQRGPVGPKTVPVAVGIGLLAVAVLLAVDVLRGGRGEAEAGEDVDLDEPADRRTVALLTGVFLAFAVLIGPLGFPVSGALLFWGSAYALGSRHHDRDPLIAAGLSLLTYFVFDNLLGVPLPGGPLMGVL; from the coding sequence GTGACCGACGACAGCACTCCTCCCCGGCCCGCCACCGCGCGCTCCTGGCTGCGCGAGCACTCCGAACTCGGCGTCTGCGTCCTGCTGCTCGTGCTGGGCGTCCTCGTGCTGACCGACGCCCTGACGATGAGCGTGGACATCACCCAGCGAGGGCCCGTCGGCCCGAAGACCGTCCCCGTGGCCGTCGGCATCGGGCTGCTGGCCGTCGCCGTGCTGCTGGCCGTAGACGTCCTTCGCGGCGGCCGTGGCGAGGCGGAGGCCGGCGAGGACGTCGACCTGGACGAACCCGCCGACCGGCGGACCGTCGCCCTGCTCACCGGTGTCTTCCTCGCCTTCGCCGTCCTCATAGGCCCGCTCGGTTTCCCCGTCTCCGGCGCCCTCCTCTTCTGGGGCTCGGCCTACGCGCTGGGCAGCCGCCACCACGACCGCGACCCGCTGATCGCGGCCGGGCTCTCCCTGCTGACCTACTTCGTCTTCGACAACCTGCTCGGGGTGCCCCTCCCGGGCGGCCCGCTGATGGGGGTGCTCTGA
- a CDS encoding tripartite tricarboxylate transporter permease: protein MDSLNSLIDGFGTALTPVNLLWAALGVLLGTAIGVLPGIGPAMAVALLLPVTYGLEPTGAFIMFAGIYYGAMFGGSTTSILLNTPGESAAVVAAIEGNPMAKAGRGAQALAAAAIGHFAGGMIGTILLVVLAPTVASLAVDIGAPDYFAIMVLAFIAVTSVLGSSRIRGLASLLIGLTIGLVGLDQMTGQQRLTFGSLQLADGIDVVIVAVGLFAIGEALWVAAHLRRSTGKPIPVGRPWLGRADVRRTWKSWLRGPFIGFPFGAIPAGGAEIPTFLSYVTEKRLSKHRDEFGKGAIEGVAGPESAASASAAGTLVSMLTLGLPTTAVAAVMLAAFQQYGIQPGPLLFEREPELVWGLIASLFVGMVLLLALNLPLAPLWAKLLRIPRPYLYAGILFFAAVGAYAVGGEAVDLVILLVIGLIGFGMRRYGLPVLPAIIAVILGPSAEQQLRRALQISDGSVTGLVNTPFSVTVYAVVALILAWPLVRKVLGRNRT from the coding sequence ATGGATTCCCTCAACTCCCTCATCGACGGCTTCGGCACGGCGCTCACACCGGTCAACCTGCTCTGGGCCGCGCTCGGCGTCCTGCTCGGCACGGCCATCGGTGTGCTCCCCGGCATCGGGCCCGCCATGGCCGTGGCGCTGCTGCTGCCGGTGACGTACGGGCTCGAACCGACCGGCGCGTTCATCATGTTCGCCGGGATCTACTACGGCGCGATGTTCGGCGGCTCCACCACCTCGATCCTCCTCAACACCCCGGGGGAGAGCGCGGCCGTCGTCGCCGCGATCGAGGGCAACCCGATGGCGAAGGCCGGGCGCGGCGCACAGGCGCTCGCCGCCGCCGCCATCGGTCACTTCGCCGGAGGCATGATCGGCACGATCCTGCTGGTCGTCCTCGCACCCACCGTCGCCTCGCTCGCCGTCGACATCGGCGCACCCGACTACTTCGCCATCATGGTGCTGGCCTTCATCGCCGTCACCTCCGTCCTCGGCTCCTCGCGGATCCGTGGCCTCGCCTCGCTCCTCATCGGCCTGACCATCGGACTCGTGGGCCTGGACCAGATGACGGGCCAGCAGCGGCTGACCTTCGGCTCGCTCCAGCTGGCCGACGGAATCGACGTGGTGATCGTCGCTGTCGGACTCTTCGCCATCGGGGAGGCCCTCTGGGTCGCAGCGCACCTGCGCCGCTCCACGGGAAAGCCGATCCCCGTCGGCCGCCCCTGGCTGGGCAGGGCCGACGTCCGGCGCACCTGGAAGTCCTGGCTGCGGGGGCCCTTCATCGGCTTCCCCTTCGGCGCGATCCCGGCCGGCGGCGCGGAGATCCCCACCTTCCTCTCGTACGTCACCGAGAAGCGGCTGTCCAAGCACCGCGACGAGTTCGGCAAGGGCGCCATCGAAGGCGTCGCCGGACCGGAGTCGGCGGCGTCCGCGTCCGCCGCGGGAACCCTCGTCTCGATGCTCACGCTCGGCCTGCCCACCACGGCCGTCGCCGCCGTCATGCTGGCCGCCTTCCAGCAGTACGGCATCCAGCCCGGCCCGCTCCTCTTCGAGCGTGAACCCGAGCTGGTCTGGGGCCTGATCGCCTCGCTCTTCGTCGGCATGGTGCTGCTGCTCGCCCTGAACCTGCCCCTGGCGCCGCTCTGGGCGAAGCTGCTGCGGATCCCACGCCCCTACCTCTACGCCGGCATCCTGTTCTTCGCCGCCGTCGGCGCCTACGCGGTCGGCGGGGAGGCGGTCGACCTGGTGATCCTGCTGGTCATCGGCCTGATCGGCTTCGGGATGCGCCGCTACGGGCTGCCGGTGCTCCCCGCGATCATCGCCGTCATCCTCGGACCGTCCGCCGAACAGCAGCTGCGCCGCGCCCTCCAGATCAGCGACGGCAGTGTGACAGGCCTGGTGAACACCCCGTTCTCGGTGACCGTGTACGCCGTCGTCGCGTTGATCCTGGCCTGGCCGCTGGTCAGGAAGGTGCTGGGGCGGAACCGGACGTGA